The following coding sequences are from one Bradyrhizobium sp. WSM471 window:
- a CDS encoding Rieske 2Fe-2S domain-containing protein, with translation MSSHIVATVDEIAHGTCKIVLVRGREIGVFRIHDEFFALIKRCPHQGAELCKGDACQ, from the coding sequence ATGAGCAGCCATATTGTTGCAACGGTTGATGAAATCGCGCACGGCACTTGCAAAATTGTCCTCGTTAGGGGGCGCGAGATAGGGGTTTTCAGAATCCATGATGAGTTTTTCGCATTGATAAAACGCTGCCCCCATCAAGGGGCTGAGCTTTGCAAGGGGGATGCTTGTCAGTAG
- a CDS encoding SDR family NAD(P)-dependent oxidoreductase — MEIGGRTAIVTGAASGIGRATAMALAANGARIVVVDIDPIGQRVADEIENAGGEASFFVANVTSTTSLSEMFSYAEATYGGFDILHNNAGVMFPSGFADQPIEAWVRMIEVNFLSVVRATHAAIPLLKRRGGGAILQTASVAGLLAYSSSPIYAASKAAVVSFTRSLSALKTSANIAVNCLCPELVDTPPIQESRLRNRAAGTSTKDLAFTLIPAEGIAAAAVELIGNETLAGQAMKVSPDRPAELLEFPDWGLQR; from the coding sequence ATGGAAATAGGTGGCCGAACAGCAATCGTGACTGGCGCTGCTTCAGGGATTGGTCGCGCGACAGCTATGGCACTAGCAGCCAATGGCGCACGTATCGTTGTCGTCGACATTGATCCAATCGGACAACGAGTTGCTGACGAGATCGAAAACGCGGGGGGGGAAGCCAGCTTCTTCGTTGCAAATGTCACCTCGACTACATCTCTGTCCGAGATGTTTTCGTATGCAGAAGCGACCTACGGTGGCTTCGACATACTTCATAATAATGCTGGAGTTATGTTTCCAAGCGGCTTTGCAGATCAGCCCATTGAGGCCTGGGTGCGGATGATCGAGGTGAATTTTTTGTCGGTCGTGCGCGCTACTCATGCAGCAATACCACTTTTGAAAAGACGCGGCGGCGGCGCAATTCTGCAGACGGCTTCCGTTGCGGGGTTGCTGGCCTACTCTAGTTCGCCGATCTACGCAGCTTCCAAAGCGGCCGTTGTCAGCTTTACACGATCGCTCTCAGCCTTAAAGACATCTGCAAACATCGCAGTCAACTGCTTGTGTCCTGAGCTGGTGGATACTCCACCTATTCAGGAAAGTCGGCTACGCAATCGCGCTGCGGGCACCTCAACCAAAGACTTGGCGTTCACGCTCATTCCCGCCGAAGGGATAGCTGCAGCAGCGGTCGAACTGATTGGAAATGAGACTCTCGCTGGCCAAGCGATGAAGGTGTCACCCGATCGACCTGCAGAACTTTTGGAGTTTCCAGATTGGGGGCTCCAGCGGTAG
- a CDS encoding 5-guanidino-2-oxopentanoate decarboxylase: MTKMHGTTLGEALITLLEAHGVDTVFGIPGVHTVELYRGLARSKIRHITPRHEQGAGFMADGYARASGRPGVAFVITGPGLTNTITAMGQARADSVPMLVISGVNATSTLGKGLGFLHELPDQRGMMEKVALFSERVTEAAELPDALARAFALFSSARPGPVHIEIPTDVMVKPAGGIGAALSNAAPPPPAASAIAEAARLIKASRRPLILAGGGAKRADAALTSFAETLGAPVVETANARGLLHRHPLCVPASPSLKAVRALMADADLVIAAGTEFGPTDYDAYGNGGFVLPQNLIRIDIGADQIARHPISVAIQTDCAEALGALLTELDPAHVAAKNGESRAAAARDAALAELKPDYIAQVRAVEAIRDALPGAIIVGDSTQPIYAANLYYDHDRPAGWFNAATGFGALGYGPPAAIGAALAEPEAPVVCLTGDGGFQFTLPELGAALDAEARVIFVVWNNRGYREIENSMLKRGVEPVGVSPAPPDFCKLAEAYGMAGERLTSIGDLGHALKRARAAGKPRVIEIVVD; encoded by the coding sequence ATGACCAAGATGCATGGGACCACGCTCGGCGAAGCGCTCATCACCTTACTCGAGGCGCATGGCGTTGACACTGTGTTCGGCATTCCAGGTGTGCATACGGTTGAGCTCTACCGTGGCTTGGCGCGTTCGAAGATCCGCCATATCACGCCACGTCATGAGCAGGGGGCGGGCTTCATGGCCGATGGATACGCACGTGCCAGCGGCCGGCCGGGCGTCGCCTTCGTCATCACCGGGCCGGGGCTTACGAACACAATAACCGCCATGGGCCAGGCGCGTGCCGATTCCGTGCCGATGCTGGTGATCTCCGGCGTCAACGCCACCAGCACGCTCGGCAAAGGATTAGGTTTCCTGCACGAATTGCCCGACCAGCGCGGCATGATGGAGAAGGTGGCGCTGTTTTCCGAGCGTGTCACCGAGGCCGCGGAACTGCCGGACGCGCTCGCCCGCGCTTTCGCGCTGTTTTCCTCCGCGCGTCCTGGCCCCGTCCACATCGAGATCCCGACCGATGTCATGGTAAAGCCGGCCGGTGGGATCGGGGCTGCACTCAGCAATGCCGCGCCGCCGCCTCCGGCAGCTTCGGCGATCGCCGAAGCTGCAAGGTTGATCAAGGCCTCCCGACGTCCGCTCATCCTCGCCGGCGGTGGCGCTAAACGGGCCGATGCGGCGTTAACGAGCTTCGCCGAAACGCTCGGCGCGCCGGTCGTCGAGACCGCCAACGCGCGCGGCCTGCTGCATCGCCATCCCCTTTGCGTGCCGGCGAGTCCCAGCCTAAAGGCGGTGCGCGCGCTGATGGCGGACGCCGATCTAGTGATAGCCGCCGGCACCGAATTCGGTCCGACCGACTACGACGCCTATGGCAACGGTGGGTTCGTGCTGCCGCAGAACCTCATCCGCATCGATATTGGCGCCGATCAGATCGCCCGTCATCCTATCAGCGTTGCCATCCAGACGGATTGCGCCGAGGCACTTGGTGCGCTGCTGACCGAGCTTGATCCCGCTCACGTCGCTGCGAAAAACGGCGAGTCACGCGCGGCCGCAGCAAGAGACGCAGCACTGGCTGAATTGAAGCCTGACTATATTGCGCAAGTTCGCGCGGTGGAAGCAATCCGCGACGCGCTGCCTGGCGCAATCATCGTCGGCGACTCGACCCAGCCGATCTACGCTGCCAATCTCTATTATGACCACGACCGTCCGGCTGGCTGGTTCAATGCCGCAACCGGTTTCGGTGCGCTGGGCTATGGCCCACCCGCGGCGATCGGCGCGGCCCTCGCCGAACCTGAAGCGCCGGTCGTTTGCCTGACCGGCGACGGCGGCTTTCAGTTCACATTGCCGGAACTAGGCGCGGCGCTCGATGCAGAAGCGCGGGTCATCTTCGTCGTCTGGAACAATCGCGGTTATCGTGAGATCGAGAACTCGATGCTCAAGCGGGGAGTCGAGCCGGTAGGCGTGTCGCCGGCGCCTCCGGACTTCTGCAAGCTCGCCGAGGCTTATGGCATGGCGGGCGAGCGGCTGACCAGCATTGGCGACCTCGGCCATGCGCTGAAGCGCGCGCGAGCGGCCGGCAAGCCACGCGTCATTGAAATTGTGGTCGACTGA
- a CDS encoding HIT family protein has product MMHDPNCAICKANMDVSSVPGGIIYEDDLWLVHHLMPGRGVPGWMMVQTQRHVAGIAFFNDAEALSFGPTFRHLQKVLLDVTGALRIYTASMNESVPHFHCHLVPRYGTMPKNAQGFEIFDLFRASAAGEIQVDADAVKSLTDRYREALKIEPPATLVRA; this is encoded by the coding sequence ATGATGCATGATCCCAACTGTGCCATTTGCAAGGCCAACATGGATGTTTCCTCAGTGCCAGGAGGAATCATTTATGAAGACGATCTTTGGCTCGTTCACCACTTGATGCCGGGCAGGGGGGTGCCCGGTTGGATGATGGTTCAAACTCAGCGCCATGTTGCAGGCATAGCGTTCTTCAACGATGCCGAAGCGCTGAGCTTTGGTCCAACGTTTCGACACTTACAAAAAGTATTATTGGATGTAACTGGCGCTTTGCGGATCTATACGGCTTCGATGAACGAAAGCGTGCCCCACTTCCATTGCCACCTTGTGCCGCGCTACGGAACAATGCCGAAGAATGCTCAGGGATTTGAAATCTTCGACCTCTTTCGTGCGTCGGCCGCAGGCGAAATTCAGGTTGATGCAGACGCGGTCAAAAGCCTGACCGATCGATACCGCGAAGCTCTTAAGATCGAGCCACCTGCCACGCTTGTCAGGGCTTGA
- a CDS encoding FAD-binding protein translates to MVSTLMRRFGEKGGRLRLRTGMQRLLLSDDQVAGVVAFDDEGPLAVEAKSSVLATGGFQGNTSLITQYITPHADSLYLRSNPWSTGDGFLAATRAGAAATTHLNCFYGHALAAPPARFSHLEGRGRALLPSRQRNAVPLVTAPFSAVMVRAGITFTCGGLQADLDMSVLRRSLTSSTLSLIKADRDEVSLTPMANLYAAGCDLGGISTRGYLGGLATALVTRQIAGASAMYNAKYNKP, encoded by the coding sequence ATGGTCTCCACGCTGATGCGGCGGTTCGGCGAGAAAGGTGGACGTCTCCGTCTCCGGACGGGCATGCAGAGATTGCTCCTTTCGGACGATCAAGTCGCGGGTGTGGTTGCGTTCGATGATGAAGGACCTCTTGCCGTCGAGGCGAAGTCGTCGGTGCTTGCCACCGGCGGATTTCAGGGCAACACGAGTTTGATCACACAGTACATCACACCTCACGCTGACTCCCTCTACCTTCGAAGCAATCCTTGGAGCACCGGCGATGGCTTTCTTGCCGCCACAAGGGCAGGTGCAGCAGCCACAACACATCTAAACTGTTTCTATGGCCATGCGTTAGCGGCGCCTCCCGCTCGTTTTTCCCACCTCGAAGGTCGCGGCAGGGCACTTCTTCCCTCAAGACAGAGGAATGCGGTGCCCCTTGTAACCGCTCCCTTCAGCGCAGTGATGGTACGAGCGGGCATCACCTTCACCTGCGGCGGGCTACAAGCCGATCTTGATATGAGCGTCCTGCGAAGGTCGCTTACGTCTTCTACCTTGTCTCTGATAAAGGCGGATAGGGATGAAGTCTCGCTCACACCGATGGCGAATCTTTACGCCGCAGGTTGCGATCTAGGCGGCATAAGTACTCGTGGTTATCTGGGCGGCTTAGCAACAGCGTTGGTAACAAGGCAGATTGCAGGAGCGTCTGCAATGTACAACGCAAAATATAACAAACCTTAG
- a CDS encoding Gfo/Idh/MocA family protein, with product MSYPKRVAVIGVSHWHSTYDAAYVELLRAMNVDVVGISDENEKVVRNRAERFEVKPFRDYKEMLDRTQPDFIIALGRHVDMPEIFRHLVEAGIPFLMEKPWGVDDTTVRELADLASRHNSWVSVPYFTRYTQWAEMARSMVQSGELGAISHIVFRMIRPTMKRYLAWDSPWMLRKDQAGGGALLNLGSHGFDICRFITGEEPSVLSAVLSNVVHNSEVEDYAHVTLRTPKGIIFHNEVGYTLPTWPNNSTDSEQKLAAENAIVREVAGGVHILGPDRDEMVPAPLGYVGGCRRVLVECFERLAAGKPPPITAHDCARAVTLIHDAYRLAHYRGLRSDDA from the coding sequence ATGTCCTATCCGAAGCGTGTAGCAGTTATAGGAGTGAGCCATTGGCATTCAACCTATGATGCCGCATATGTCGAGCTGCTGCGCGCTATGAATGTGGACGTTGTCGGTATATCGGACGAGAACGAAAAAGTTGTTCGCAATCGCGCGGAGCGTTTCGAGGTTAAGCCATTTCGAGACTACAAGGAAATGCTTGACCGGACACAACCGGATTTTATCATCGCCCTAGGACGCCACGTCGATATGCCGGAAATATTTCGCCATCTTGTCGAAGCCGGGATTCCATTTTTGATGGAAAAGCCGTGGGGCGTTGATGACACAACAGTAAGGGAGCTTGCAGACCTGGCATCAAGGCACAATTCGTGGGTCAGCGTACCTTACTTCACTCGCTATACGCAGTGGGCAGAGATGGCACGCTCAATGGTACAGAGCGGCGAGCTTGGAGCTATTTCACACATCGTTTTCCGAATGATCCGTCCCACGATGAAACGTTACCTCGCGTGGGACTCGCCTTGGATGCTCAGAAAGGATCAAGCTGGCGGCGGTGCTCTGCTTAACCTTGGCTCTCATGGTTTTGACATCTGTCGATTCATCACCGGGGAAGAGCCATCGGTCCTTTCGGCGGTCTTGAGCAACGTTGTTCATAACTCCGAAGTCGAGGACTATGCGCACGTAACCCTACGCACGCCTAAAGGAATAATCTTTCACAATGAAGTCGGATACACACTACCGACGTGGCCGAATAATTCGACTGACAGCGAGCAAAAGCTTGCTGCAGAAAACGCAATCGTGCGCGAGGTCGCTGGTGGAGTTCACATTCTCGGTCCAGATCGAGATGAAATGGTCCCGGCGCCACTTGGCTATGTAGGCGGCTGTCGTCGCGTGCTCGTTGAGTGCTTCGAGCGCTTGGCAGCCGGCAAGCCTCCCCCAATCACAGCTCATGACTGCGCTCGCGCTGTCACGCTAATCCACGACGCCTATCGACTGGCACATTATAGGGGACTTCGAAGCGATGATGCATGA
- a CDS encoding transposase → MLDHTLKSDVTARRLEVITETGRRRWFSKDDKARIVEETLVPGAVVSEIARRHRLTPQQVFTWRRQARRLPTTMADDPPFVPAVVDALVPAVAVGHARKTARRKAKPDIGGIEIEAEGVTIRVGRGADVAMIAAIVHALKARR, encoded by the coding sequence ATGCTTGACCATACGCTTAAATCGGACGTGACGGCGCGCCGGCTGGAAGTGATCACGGAGACGGGACGCCGTCGTTGGTTCTCGAAGGACGACAAGGCCCGGATCGTCGAGGAGACGCTGGTCCCGGGCGCCGTCGTTTCCGAGATTGCCCGGCGACACCGGCTGACCCCACAACAAGTGTTCACCTGGCGCCGGCAAGCACGCCGGTTGCCGACGACGATGGCTGACGATCCGCCGTTTGTACCGGCGGTGGTAGACGCCTTGGTACCGGCCGTGGCTGTTGGCCATGCGCGCAAGACAGCGCGACGCAAGGCCAAGCCGGATATCGGGGGCATCGAGATCGAAGCCGAGGGCGTCACTATCCGGGTCGGCCGAGGCGCGGATGTGGCGATGATTGCGGCCATCGTCCATGCGCTGAAGGCACGCCGGTGA
- a CDS encoding Rieske (2Fe-2S) protein, with translation MSKKYQVCYADEIPTGGRLIVDIAGRSVGIFNVNDEYFAIRNSCPHKGAPLCRGLLDGMVTGDAPGHARFERLGEIIRCPWHGWEFDIKTGQSVFNPHKVWVRTYAVSVDAEESVQTNASCEGPDPSIETYPVTLEAINTGERRLLCIHL, from the coding sequence GTGTCCAAGAAGTATCAGGTCTGCTACGCGGACGAAATTCCTACAGGCGGTCGGCTGATCGTCGACATTGCTGGGCGCAGCGTCGGGATATTCAACGTCAACGATGAATACTTTGCGATACGCAACAGCTGTCCGCACAAAGGCGCGCCGCTTTGCCGGGGATTGCTGGACGGAATGGTCACGGGGGACGCTCCCGGTCATGCGCGATTCGAGCGATTAGGCGAGATCATTCGCTGCCCATGGCATGGCTGGGAGTTCGATATCAAGACGGGTCAATCTGTGTTCAACCCTCACAAAGTGTGGGTGCGTACATATGCTGTCAGTGTCGATGCAGAGGAATCAGTTCAGACCAACGCTAGTTGCGAGGGGCCGGATCCATCGATTGAAACCTACCCAGTAACCCTCGAGGCAATCAATACCGGCGAACGGCGGCTTCTCTGTATTCATCTCTGA
- a CDS encoding non-heme iron oxygenase ferredoxin subunit — MYAYEVGSKKLAVYLLDGKVYATDNVCTHAFALLTDGWLEDGLVECPLHGAQFDVTTGAVVRGPADCAVPVFETRIRDGLIEVRIDD; from the coding sequence ATGTACGCATACGAGGTTGGGTCAAAGAAACTGGCTGTCTATCTCTTGGATGGGAAGGTCTATGCGACCGACAACGTGTGCACCCACGCTTTCGCTCTGCTGACAGACGGTTGGCTTGAGGACGGACTCGTCGAGTGCCCTTTGCATGGCGCGCAGTTCGACGTGACGACCGGAGCTGTGGTTAGAGGACCTGCCGATTGTGCAGTTCCAGTCTTCGAAACCCGCATTCGGGATGGGCTTATCGAGGTTCGGATTGATGACTGA
- the tnpB gene encoding IS66 family insertion sequence element accessory protein TnpB (TnpB, as the term is used for proteins encoded by IS66 family insertion elements, is considered an accessory protein, since TnpC, encoded by a neighboring gene, is a DDE family transposase.): MIGPSGTVRVMAATKPVDFCKGMEGLPMLVREHMKADPFSGAVYVYPAKRADRIKLIFWDRTGLCLFAKRLEDGVFRWPKIEDVRASQGR; encoded by the coding sequence GTGATCGGCCCGTCCGGAACTGTCCGGGTGATGGCGGCAACCAAGCCGGTCGACTTCTGCAAGGGAATGGAGGGGCTTCCTATGTTGGTACGTGAGCACATGAAAGCCGATCCGTTCTCGGGCGCTGTTTATGTGTACCCTGCCAAGCGGGCGGACCGGATCAAGCTGATCTTCTGGGATCGTACGGGTTTGTGCCTGTTCGCCAAGCGGCTCGAAGACGGCGTCTTCCGCTGGCCGAAGATCGAGGATGTACGGGCAAGTCAAGGGCGGTGA
- a CDS encoding FAD-dependent oxidoreductase, which produces MRRQQVDVVVVGAGMAGLCAALTAIDEGADVVVLEKGSRVGGSMLLSHGLIWTFSDKRQLKQEIPDGSEALQEFVVDVLTAAHTWLEELGVPLEPETSLSGTGGGE; this is translated from the coding sequence ATGAGAAGGCAGCAGGTAGACGTCGTTGTCGTCGGGGCCGGCATGGCCGGCCTTTGCGCGGCGCTTACCGCAATTGATGAGGGTGCAGACGTTGTCGTCCTCGAAAAGGGGAGCAGGGTCGGCGGCTCTATGCTGCTCTCACATGGGCTAATCTGGACCTTCTCCGACAAGAGGCAACTCAAGCAGGAGATTCCCGACGGCAGTGAAGCGCTCCAAGAATTTGTCGTAGATGTCCTGACCGCTGCTCACACTTGGCTAGAAGAGCTGGGTGTTCCACTCGAGCCTGAAACGTCTTTGAGTGGTACGGGCGGGGGCGAGTAG